From Canis lupus baileyi chromosome 16, mCanLup2.hap1, whole genome shotgun sequence, a single genomic window includes:
- the MEIOC gene encoding meiosis-specific coiled-coil domain-containing protein MEIOC isoform X4, with protein sequence MESEDSVDLRQTYTPLSSSTEYSSSVDSSLFYAPWSTYGDDIKQPSNSQINVKNRIQTERNDYGSETDLYGLVSNILEEQDKSQPYFAEGTCSSNLKSVWPMNTSRFADHHDLLTETKRPIDTAISQQAFYSGESVSAVEKQYLHNSNLIPQQKVDELYHGFTGLDLEEQWMYPSRSDHSNCYNIQTNDTAKTTFQDYPFIKNCFTSQTGLSDIMKESGVDTYSYGREKICAKGLEVPLQQKRAEMFLSQFNRYSENADYCRYPEYVHPNKAKLNKCSNFSVQDSKKLANGTPETPTLEADTYTKLFQVKPANQKKMEETIPDQQNFTFPKTTPHLTEKQFAKEAGFTADFGIKSEYGLKPHTACPANNDFANVTEKQQFTKPDPPNSEYFKSMNLLSSSATFSGGINLSRPTWMNVQTKSNTPIPYRNQGNLMKLNSHVSVASKGSNHPSDFPQLLSINLTPNSSLFQKYCQENPSAFSSFDFSYNGAERIQSVNHMEGLTKTGEENLFESVTDKKIKQPNGFCDNYSAQQYGIIENVNKHNFQAKNGHYDPEEGPKHLDGLSQNTYQDLLESQGHFNSHSQGSGDNNINSRVNRTQASCFSNNYMMGDLRHNQSFQPLGSNGFPLRSTHPFGHSVVPLLDSYDLFSYDDLSHLYPYFNDMMYGDNSFSGFVPTFGFQRPIKTRSGPASELHIRLEECYEQWRALEKERKKTELALAKNYPGKKVSSTNNTPIPRLTSNPSRVDRLIVDELREQARVVTLLGKMERLRSSPLHANISTALDRHLGSIHIVQSRRKDEIVNASNRQRQGVPRCQDDRDVFALASAIKEMCVATRKARTTLWCALQMTLPKTASTAGQTDVEKALQDIVNCEDKVHENINSSNPMNQRGEANKH encoded by the exons ATGGAG AGTGAAGACAGTGTTGACCTAAGGCAGACCTATACTCCACTTTCTTCATCAACAGAATATTCAAGTTCTGTAGATTCTTCACTTTTTTATGCACCATGGTCTACTTATGGAGACGATATTAAACAGCCTTCTAATTCTCAGATCAATGTAAAGAACAG gattcAAACGGAAAGAAATGACTATGGCAGTGAAACAGACTTATATGGACTTGTGTCTAATATTTTGGAAGAACAAGATAAGTCACAGCCGTATTTTGCTGAGGG GACCTGCTCCTCCAATTTAAAGTCAGTTTGGCCAATGAACACAAGCAGATTTGCAGATCACCATGACCTCTTAACAGAAACCAAAAGGCCAATAGATACAGCCATCTCTCAGCAAGCTTTTTATAGTGGTGAATCTGTGTCAGCAGTGGAAAAGCAATACCTGCATAATAGTAATCTAATACCACAACAAAAAGTAGATGAACTTTATCATGGATTTACTGGTTTAGACCTTGAAGAACAATGGATGTACCCCTCACGAAGTGATCATTCTAACTGTTACAATATCCAGACAAATGATACAGCTAAGACAACATTCCAAGATTATCCATTTATCAAAAACTGTTTTACATCACAAACTGGTCTGTCTGACATCATGAAAGAATCAGGAGTTGATACTTACTCttatggaagagagaaaatatgtgcTAAAGGTCTTGAAGTACCATTACAGCAAAAAAGGGCAGAAATGTTTCTTTCTCAATTTAATAGATACAGTGAAAATGCAGATTATTGTAGATACCCAGAATATGTTCATCCTAATAAGGCTAAGCTTAATAAGTGTTCGAATTTTAGTGTCCAAGATAGTAAAAAATTAGCTAATGGTACACCTGAAACACCAACTCTAGAAGCAGACACCTATACCAAGTTATTTCAGGTTAAACcagcaaatcagaaaaaaatggaggagaCAATACCTGACCAGCAGAATTTCACATTTCCAAAAACCACACCACATCTGACAGAAAAACAGTTTGCAAAGGAAGCAGGATTCACTGCTGATTTTGGCATAAAATCAGAATATGGACTAAAACCTCACACAGCTTGTCCAGCTAATAATGATTTTGCTAATGTCACAGAAAAACAACAGTTTACTAAACCTGACCCCCCAAATTCAGAGTATTTTAAATCCATGAATTTATTATCAAGCTCAGCAACATTTTCAGGAGGTATCAACTTAAGTAGACCAACGTGGATGAACGTTCAAACAAAAAGTAACACTCCTATTCCTTATCGGAATCAAGGTAACTTGATGAAATTAAATAGTCACGTAAGTGTAGCTTCAAAAGGTTCTAACCATCCTTCAGATTTCCCCCAACTGTTATCCATAAATTTAACCCCAAATAGCAGTTTATTTCAGAAGTATTGCCAAGAAAACCCTTCAGCATTTTCTAGTTTTGATTTCAGTTACAATGGTGCAGAAAGAATTCAATCTGTCAATCACATGGAAGGACTGACAAAGACTGGAGAAGAAAATCTCTTTGAATCAGTtactgataaaaaaataaagcaaccaaATGGATTTTGTGATAACTATTCAGCTCAGCAGTATGGGATCattgaaaatgtaaacaaacataATTTTCAAGCTAAGAATGGACATTATGATCCTGAAGAAGGTCCAAAGCATTTAGATGGCTTATCTCAAAATACATATCAAGATCTGTTGGAGTCACAGGGTCATTTTAATAGCCACAGTCAGGGAAGTGGAGACAACAATATTAATAGCCGTGTGAATCGCACACAGGCATCATGCTTTTCTAATAATTATATGATGGGAGATTTAAGGCATAATCAAAGTTTTCAACCACTTGGCTCAAATGGGTTTCCCCTAAGATCCACTCACCCATTTGGCCATTCAGTTGTTCCACTGTTGGATtcttatgatttgttttcttATGATGACTTAAGCCATTTATACCCTTATTTTAATGATATGATGTATGGTGATAATTCCTTTTCTGGTTTCGTGCCAACTTTTGGATTTCAAAGACCAATTAAAACCCGTAGTGGACCAGCCAGTGAACTTCATATTCGACTAGAAGAATGCTATGAACAATGGAGAGCattagaaaaggagagaaaaaag ACTGAATTGGCTCTGGCCAAGAATTACCCAGGAAAAAAAGTATCCAGTACTAACAACACTCCAATTCCAAGGCTGACCTCCAACCCATCTCGAGTTGATCGCTTAATTGTGGATGAACTACGGGAACAAGCCAGA GTTGTGACTCTACTAGGCAAAATGGAACGTCTTCGAAGTTCTCCCCTTCATGCCAATATCTCTACTGCTCTTGATAGACACTTGGGGTCCATTCACATTGTACAGTCACGTAGAAAGGATGAAATTGTTAATGCTTCAAACAGACAAAGGCAAGGAGTTCCTAGATGCCAAGATGACAGAG ATGTTTTTGCCCTTGCTTCAGCAATTAAAGAGATGTGTGTGGCTACTCGGAAAGCACGTACTACCCTGTGGTGTGCACTGCAGATGACCTTGCCAAAAACAGCCAGTACAGCTGGCCAAACAGATGTGGAAAAGGCTTTACAAGATATAGTAAACTGTGAAGACAAAGTCCATGAAAACATAAATAGTAGCAATCCAATGAACCAGAGAGGTGAAGCAAACAAACATTAA